The genomic interval AGTCTTTTGGTACTGTAGCAAAGTACTTTGTAAACAGTATTTTTACTGTTTGCTTGATTACTGTTTCCATTTACTGTTTAGATCTGCTGTAGCGATTTGTTTTTGACCGTTGGATGTGGATCCAACAGCAAACAACACACCCTAATGCAGAGCACTGTAGCTCCCTCTACATTCTCTCCTCCGCTGCAGAGGATCCAAATTAGGATAGAAGCCGTTTCTTGCCGGAAGTGGATTAAATCTCGTTCAAACGGTTAGTGGAAGCTACCTAAAGCTTTACTTAAtttaggcatatatatatatatatacactataaTAGTGTATGATAAATTAAGTCCGTTTAAAGTACGGGGAATAAGTAATTAACCTGAGCTTTTTGACCGTGCATGGGTGCCTACGTGCGTGCTTGCGGCATGTACAGCGCGCAGGAGAAAGTACCTCGCACTTGCAGCTCTACAGGCGAGGTGAATATTTTACGGGACTCCTGTTTAATGGCAATGGTTGGCAAGCTAAGCACGTTCCTGGACGGGAGATAGACACAATCTTGGACCAGAAATTATTTGTTGCATGTCCACGTTGCTTTCCGTTGATTGGATCGATTGTTTCAACGGCTCGACCGGCGCGGGAGCGGAGATCGTTCGATGCATCGAGCTGTTTAATTAGGGGAAGTCATCGGTCGGTCGGTACAATATTAATCATGGAATGCATCTGCAATCCAAATCGGATTACTCGATCCTTCCTATATAGAACATTAGCTTGGATTATTTAAATAGTCTGATGATCtcctttaaaaaaatagtctGATGATCTGGCTGTTGTTAATTAGCTAATGTGTGCGTCCATGGAAGTCAACATTGTCAATTACTTAAAATTCAATGGAAGTACAATACAACATCTCTCTTCATTTATAATGATGATGGGTGAATTTATAAGGAGAGGTTTCTAGACAATTGGAATAAACATTATTCAAccagagaggagggagagcaaGATAGAAAAGATCGAAGCGGGATCGGGAGGAAAGAAAGGATAAAAGCCAGAGGAATGGGAGCGATCCGAGACGCGCTACCTACTGATTAGCATGCATCACGTGTATTAGCGTGACCGTATAAAGTAAACGTAGGCAAATATAGTAATTAGACCCATAAAACTCTACATGAGTACGTGTTTTAATTTGTTGTGTATGCAGGATTTAGTTGTTGTAATAGGATATGATTAGTTTTTATCCGATCTATCTTTGATAACTTAATATCCAAGTCATATACTCTTTGTATATCACTGCAAAGGCCCAACACAATTATACCCGCACACACAGTTTATGGTATTAAAGTGGACAACCTAGAGCTAGAGGCATCATCCTTAGGAGGAGCTATCTCACGGCCAATCTTTAATTTTCGGTGATTGTCGTTTGCGtcaagcagcagcaagcaaccTACCTCCGCACCTGATCTAGCGGCCCTAGATCTACCATCACTAGTCCTCCATCGCACCAAGGCGCTAGGGCCTCGCCATTCCCCTGTTCTCCACAGCCAACCCCACATCCTCCTGGACACATTCCCCTGACTCCGTTAGAGGATTCAGGTACTATAGTAGGATATTATGTTACCTCTCATGGATTTCTAAAGATTCAAGTCATGTgctattttatatatttgccTCCAAGGTTCAAGACAATAATCCACAGAACTACGTAGTCATTTCTGTCGTATACGCtttcaattttaaattaaaattagcaacgggtgaaggccatttttaatcttattattgttgtacAGTTTAGCTAAGGTGAAATTTACTAtaggaattcgcttggatattctttttacaaaatcatTAGCCGCAATTAAgggtccgatcgtctcaagttagcatgcaagttttttaaaaagattttttacatgactccttttgtatttctaaaaacgaacaaaattaaaaactgactcaaacacggatctgtatttccaaaagagaTTGAACTTACAAACCgattcaaatacggatgacgtaccaaaagtaatggcaaaaatatcttcaatttttataatagtagagatagagattagcATAATTTTTCACACAATTTTACACAAAGCTAGTTTTGATAAGGAATATTATGTGTTATACAATCCTTAGCTTTTGTTTCTATAGatatagttttattttgaatataataaaatttaaaaataaaattggatTTAATAGACAAATCAGTTCTAAGTAAATTTAGATTTGATATACAATTCTAATCTTATACTACCACCTATACAATTATATCAATCAACTTACACCGTTATAATTTGGATTGATTATGATATAGCAGCGTAttattttaattcaattttaatGTGTCAACTTTTAGGCATTTAGAGCGAACAGAATGGCTCTTTTCTTTACCTATTTAATgatatactataaaaaaaataggctATGAAAATAATagagcacatatatataaaggCGATGGGATATATAATGATAtacttgctactccctccatcttagaTCATATATAGCTACTTTTTAGAGTTTTTCGCGAAGATTAAGGAGAGAAGTAAAAAATAGTACTAGTTTATCCTTTATTAATTGTCTTGGTTGGTGGGAGGGATTATGGAGAGGTGAGGAGTATTTGGAAATTTCATTACTATATAAACACCCATTGGTATTGTACATGTTGCTATTGAACTATGTTTCatgataaaatttaaatattaaaagtagctatattttaagatgaaggAATAGTAACTACCACTTCTTTTACGAGGGCTGCCACTTGCATTAAGAACTCttgttgtactccctccgttttatactataaattatttttaacttttcttctaattaaacttctttaagtttaactaaatttatagaaaatgttAGCAATAATTTTTACACAAATTGAacatattacaaaaatatttgaaatgtTAGTTTGAATGAAACTTATTTCGTGTTACagatattattaattttttttataaatttggttaaatttagAACAAGTTTAATTAGAATATACTACAACATATAGAGGTGAACAATCAAGCTGCGTTTTTTTATGACCATGCTATCTGCTAGAGTGCGGTCATGGCTCATGAGTAGTGACGAGCTACTTCAATATGATAGTACACGTCAACCAGTGTGATTTATTCTTTCATTTGAATGGTAATGGCGCAATAGgatgtgcgtgcgtgtgtttgtACACAGTGGCAGAGGTTGGCGGCATGCAGCCGCCTATGCAACGTCTACCGTGATTTCTTACGAAATGATGCCGTGAAATGATTGACAACCAATAGAAACCTACTCCACTTCCGTGTCGTGAGTATCCGtgttcaatgtttgaccgtttattttatttaaaaaacattaGTCACATATACAGgagtattcatgttttattatctaataacaataaaagtactaatcataaaaaaattttaaataaaacaaatgatcaaaGATTGTACATGAGAAGTACAACtacatttattttaaaatggagggagtgctagatttattttattgtctGGATCCATCAATGATGCCATGGCTCCGCCATTTGTTTCTGTTCGGACATGCACTTCACCACTCCCATCATAccataaaaaacatatttagtATACCTCCTTCATCTCATagaaaaacaaatctaatacgAGATATGATATATCACAGTATTAGCAATTATTACCATTTTAAGTAGTGATCTTAGTTTTTTAAGATCCATTCCAAGACCTTTTAGTTCACCAATTCTACATATTACTAtcttcattttatattttaagtcattttgatttttttcctagtcaaacctATTAAAGTTTGATCacgtttatagaaaatatagcaatattttaaaaaaaataaacacattatcaaaatatattaaatattagatttaataaaactaatatgatattttaatatatttttttaacttttctataaGGTTAGTTAAATTTGACTAGGAAAATTGTCAGAGTTAAAGTATTATTTTGCGGACTAAATTGATGAGCCTATCTTATCAATATATATCGAATTAACTTGACTAACATATGATCTTTACTCAAATCCAACATAATTAACTcccttttgtttaaaaaaaatccaacagaACTCAATGAATTGATGTCGTTTGACCATATTACCTTATTCGAATTGATCCGATCGTCCGTATCCCTCCCTAGTGGCTATTGCCCACCCACGGAGCTAGAGTGAAATGGAAAGAGGCGCCACATGTTTGCTTTACTCTGTTTTAGAGGTGGGTGCTTAAGTTTGCGCTGAGGGGTACTTATATGGTGCAAATTGATGAACTATAGCTAAAAAATTGTCTTTACCGGGTTTCTGGGCACCCCCCTTTAAACATGTAGCTCCGCCCCAGAGTCAGCCCACCTCTATACCCCACGTTAGCTTCTCCGTTGCCAGCGCTGTGTCCATCGATCGCTCGCCCGCCGAACACGAAGACGATCCACGTCGCCATTCTCGCCGTTGTGTGCTACTATTACGTGTGCCACACGATTGGGTCGACGGTAGCAGAGACGGCATGCATGTACATCACCATCGATATCTCCACGTTGTCCGGCGCGAAATATTTCTCCAGCGGAACCGTACGTTGACCGGAACGCCGGCAAAACTCTCGTGTAGGCTTCCAGGGCGACATGCCATCCGAGTAATCAACAGATTTATCGTTGTACGTCAAAATCTCCTGCGCCCCTTTTTTTTCCGGGAACCTTCcctactcgatcgatcgattgatctaTTGTGCAGATCGTCGATGTCGATGGAGATCGATAATCAATTCATCATCATAGATAGAATTTCATTCCCCTCCTCACCAACCTTCCGACTACTGGACTACTACTGTAGTTATATTTATCGCGCTAAATAATCGGAGAAAAACCgtaggccaatatatgccaatattagcattaattgacaaaagttcaccacgcgaatcacgaagtgagtttttgccacgaacgcacccaatacactccaatatgtccaaaaatcatgttttgctgctattcgaactttttcattccggtcaaaaacaacgcatccgtgtgtgccaatatatgccaatattggcattatttgacaaaagttcgccgcacgaatcacgaagtgagttttttccacgagcgcacccaatacactccaatatatataaaaaaaaaaatcatgttttagggatttttgatctttttcattccggtcaaaaacatcgcatccacgtgtgccaatatatgccaatattgacattaattgacaaaagttcgccacgcgaatcacgaagtgagtttttgccacgaacgcacccaatacactccaatatgtccaaaaatcatgtttttgtggtttttgaacttttgcttTCCGGTGAAagacttcgcacccacatgtgccaatattggcattaattgacaaaagttcgccgcgcaaatcacgaagtgagtttttgccacgaacgcacccaatacactccaatatgtcaaaaaatcatgtttttgtggtttttgaacttttgcattccggtgaaaaacttcgcgtGTAATCAGATGTTCACTCGTTTATTACATgtcaattaaataaatataaataataataataatatattaatttGTGTAATTTAAACATgcttgtgaagtgatatattacttattaattcatttatatttaaaaaaatacaattattataagCAAATTTGATATCCATCCAAGCGAATAAAAAGTTTCTCCAAAACAAGAAAGTACTACTCATGGCATAGTAGTCGCAACTTGCAACTAGCAAGCTGCAAGCTACTCCTACTACGTAGGATGGCGAGACGCGAGAAAGAAACCGTCACACCCAGCGACCGTACTTGCCTGCATGACTCTCCAACTCCAGAAACCACCAAAACCGCATGTGCCTCAATTTGCctccaaaaaaaactttactaTTCTTCCGTGGATTCGCGGAACCTGCGGGCCGAGCCAATCCGTAGCGCGGGCGCCACAGAAACCAGTGATCCCTGAAACAAAAATCACCACCCCCCGTAGTACATCAAACAATCTTttgcggcggcgcgcgccctATATATTTATCGCGCCACCGAAGCCTAAGACCCACCACCACTACTTCttagatcatcatcatcatcatctcaatCTTGTCGAGAGGTGGATCGATTGATTGGTTTGCGTTTAATTAATTGTTGGTTTGGTCGATGGAGGCAAGATCGATGGACAGGCTGAGCGTGCACcacaacggcggcggcatctCGAAGCCGTGCCATGGCGgcgggaagggcggcggcggcggcgggaaggggagcaggggaggcggcgggaagGGGATCAAGGTGGTGTACATCTCGAGCCCCATGAAGCTCACCGCCAGCGCCGAGGAGTTCCGCGCCGTGGTGCAGGAGCTCACCGGCCGCGACTCCAACGTCGCCGACCACGACCTcgaccatcaccaccaccaccaccaccagcagcgctaccactccttctcctcctcctcgttcggCCGCGCGTCGATGATGatgccggcggctgcggcgggcggcgtcgtCCCCCGCTCCAGCATGCCGCCCACGATGGCGACCGCgaacgccgccggcgcggggcagatgatgatggcgacggcggatgccaccggtggtggcgccgccggcgtcatggccacggcggcgcccaTGCCGTTCCAGAGCGTGTACGACCATGGGAACTTGCTATACGGTCAAGACTACTGGTAGGCTGGTAGCTAGCTACATCGATCGGAGCTCCGTTTCCTTCTACATGCCACACCACCATGGATACGAGTATATGTACCGTATATATACTGCTTTCTGCTGTGCATGTACGCTTGCTTCTGCCTTAGTTCTTGGTTCGATCATCTTGTACTTCCCTTGTACGATCATACTAATATGTTGTTAATATAGAGGAGAGGTTTGTAATTATGCGTTCGCTGTCTCAACTTTTAACTGATCAACTGgatatttttcttcctcttcgcCCATGGCCGGATCTCGCGCATGGTAGCTAGCATCTACATCGATCATAAATTCATAAGCATATATAAATGAAAACATATATGATAATATGAAGCGGATCTGCAGATGGATCAAGCAAATGGTGCAACAAGTTCATACCTATTTGTTTGTTTAACTCGAGGGCAATGACAGTATGACATGGTCAGAAATGGATTGACGCCGAACGATCGATCAATCGGTCGGAATCGATCTACGGCATAACGTGTGAGCTGATATACCATAGGTCCATATGTTAAGATTGCGCGGGGCACTTGATGAACTTGTGAAGGTTGGCTAGCTCGACCTGGGACATCAAACGCATGCTGCAGCTAAATCTAACGTGTTCGAGTACTGTTCGTGTACATCGATAGTTATCTGCCTCTCATTAATTAAGTTGCAAACTGCGGAAGGTGGTCATGGTCTCATACTCTCATGGACACTCGTCGAGACCTGTTTGGCATGAGAAGGAACGGAAATACCGCTCCACTCTTGTAATGTAATTTTCAGGAGCGGAGCGATAACTCCCCTCTATATTATTCAGGATCTCAAAAGTTTTTGGTATAGTTCTCTGTAGGAAGAATTTCAGAGTAGAATCTATGCTAAATGGACCCATCGTCTCCAGCCGCTCCAAGGACCCCTGAGTCCCTGACCACCGTGCATAGTAGCCCGAAAAATGGTGccggtaattttttttatcgacCAGACCATTTTTTATATGACGTTTAGAAACGTCATACCGTGTGCATAGCTGAATCAATAGCGATTAAGCTGGACgaaaaacgatcgagaattgatgGATATGTTAAAAATATGAATGTGGTGAACTTTaagtgctattaaagtgaaccagTATTTTTCGGTGTTATAAAACTAAAAACGTGAACTTTTAAtactatataaccaattttgtctATTTTAAAATGAACTTTGAGTaatatataaccaattttgcctattTTAAATAGAGCTGAAATTATTTGGTTGGGCTTAAGCTTCATAGCCATGTCAAACAAGCTCTATATTAATCATTGTATTCTTTTTATCTTGCGGCAAAGAGGGGGATTAGCTTAACTAGTCGGGAACATGTGTACTATTTGCAATAGGGCTAACTCAATAGTAACTTGCTAAGATTTTAAATCTTTTTCTAAGGGCCGGTGAAAAAACTTACCTAGTGGTTCATGAACCATAGTAGATATATTGGTTTAAGGTGTTGTATGTCCATCTTTTTGAAAGTTAAATTGGGGAAATTAAGAACCGTTTTTTGTATTCTAGGTGAAAATTGGAAGAGTTTGAGaacaaaagatttttttttttttagcctaGATGGGTCCAATTTTTCTAGTCAAATGGTAATTTGTCGGTTTGGCCCAACACTGGAGCACGTACATGATGCGATTCAGCCCATCTTGGAATATTGTCTCGAATTTCCCCAGCTTTGCACAAAACTGGCCTCACATTTTAACCAGGCCCAAGTTTTAACACGCAAAGAGATGCACAAGCAGAAGGCCTACTACTGTACTAGGGAGTGGATTTTGcagaaatttttacattttggtcctttttgaaaacttattttacaaatagacccctaaaaaacttaaaccggaaatggtcctttttggtacgccagagtggctggcgccgtacaccaacatggcggcgccagccacactggcgccatgcccgtgccaccgtggcagtAGAGCAGTCGTGGAGGTTCTGACTAGGCCGAAAGGGGCGCCAGCCAGAgtggcgccgcccctcataccacggcgccagcatggctggcgcgcccctcctctgcggGCCCCACCAACTTTCTCCCTCCCTCAAAATTTTCGCCTAGTCtgttctgcctccgggcaacGGCTGGCGCCTCCccccagaccgcggcgccagggtggctggcgcccccctcttcccccccccccccccatcaaagcccttctgcctccgggcctcGGCTGGCGCCGCTCTCATGGACCACGACGCCAGggtagctggcgccgccctctcccTAGCCCGAAACCCTTCTGCCTCGCGGCactggctggcgccgccctcctcaaCCGCGGCGCCAGGCTGGTTGGCGCCGCCCTCTGCCtccctgcaaattgaagatccatattgcacaaatgtaccaattcacagttcgcaattcaaatcacaattcacagagTCGTACGGACTAAAACAAGTTCTAATTGCAGaaatcacaatgccaaaagtccatcacatagtcctcacatagtccatcacatattccacacatcaaacaatgccaaaagtccatcctatattccacacatgaaacaatgtcaagagtccatcacatagtcctcatatagtccatcacattttatatcacatagtgcaccatatatgtcatactaccaacaaatagattaacttcatacaaatcacttcttccgttggcgtcgaatagcttgcgagcccggagtgtacctacatttgaaaatccaatgtttaaaacattttaaaaacaaaatgagggaaataaaataacatttgagaatggtaagctcattttacctctttttcgctgcccgagtggatcgcaagttgtattgcgtgggttgcgtcccctgaggcgcgtcgggaagctgcgacatgtctatctcctcagcgtctggtgcgacgtagtcctcatcctcctcgtcgtcgtcgtcatcgtcgctaggtggagccggcgccttcccctttcccctcccttgcggaatgcgtgacgatgacgagccaccaacttcttcacgctcttctatcctgatggagtgtcgagcagtacttggacgcgcggattgaggtagtggtggtggtagtctccgcggttggtacacgtcgtccaatccaaccgacctgcaacctaatcttgctgcaagtttccggcacctttgacgaactttctgcatttaaaaaaaaaagaaatttcttaggcataactcaagtaatgcaaagtgctaaataaattttacctctaaaacattgcAGAGTGTGTTCTCcgtgtcctcaccacccctcggagcttggagggcatgccccatttcattcacactcctgaggagctctctcgactgaaagcgtgagaagatatatgttagggtctagggtgcaaatggaaataactttgacaaatgcaagaaaacttacgacTCTGTCTCTAAGTGGGGCATGCTCCGTTTGATATCCAACTCTAGTCCGGACATCAtagggattccgcccctcatcGGATTCGCGGTCATCCTCTATGTCGGCTTCCGTCCAAGTAGGGCAGAGGAACAGTCTATATGTCTTATGCAGCCAACgaaggtactctgagaaaagatgattttggtgtataGTCTTGATGTACCTGTCGTTCCTTCCggctgtcctccattcatcaatgtatctaTTATGCTCTAGCCCCCAGTCTTTCACcttctttgttctcaccctgtcatacctagacaagtagaaggtgatgaaacaatagtgagcatcgacaagggttaaatggtacaaaattgaacattgacaatgaaagcaaacaaagataagaaatatttacttgtgtaattcaactccagttgagatgtcctcaacTGGCCAGTCTTGTTTCTTCCCGAACTGTCGCATGACATGGTGcggaaggtggtactcaactgcccagaaacaaatcaatgggcactggtacatgaaatagtcagagtctcgattgcacatcgagttcagggtcaggcttgaagcctcatttgtgtggtatggtaaccactcaatctgcaaaagttgaagagatgtcgttggttagtatctcaattaaagaagtaaatgtctaactagaagtgatattggaagtacttacatgttgaggctGTAAGCAGTCCATCTTATTGACATAATGCTTGTATGCCACATCCTGGTGAGCATGTGCAGTGGTAGTACTCTCAAAAAGGTAGGCCACTGTCTTCTCCATGTCTGGCTCATTGTAGGGCCAAGGAGTGAAGCTTTGCCTCCACTTAGGCCTTCCAACCAGTAGTCTTAACCACATCCACagctgaatcaatagcacacaacCACTCATGTAGGATGATGGTGCCTGACGACAACAGGCTTCACAGAGCTGTCTATATGTCCACGCCAACACTGCTGAGCCCCAACTGAAACGGCCCAGATCACCAAGGTTGGCGACCAAAGGAATCCATATCGCCGAAGCAATGTCACCCGCAGCATCAGGAAACAGAACCCCTCCCAACAAGTGCAAGATGTATGCACGGGCATAACACTCAACACGCCATGGCTCAGCGTCGTCGTCAAGATGTGAGAAGTTCTGACTCAGCCAAGACAGGGGTATTccattctgcttcttcttcccccCTTTCCCCTGCTCAATGTTCAGTGGAATGCCAAACAGCTGC from Oryza glaberrima chromosome 3, OglaRS2, whole genome shotgun sequence carries:
- the LOC127768129 gene encoding zinc-finger homeodomain protein 2-like, whose product is MEARSMDRLSVHHNGGGISKPCHGGGKGGGGGGKGSRGGGGKGIKVVYISSPMKLTASAEEFRAVVQELTGRDSNVADHDLDHHHHHHHQQRYHSFSSSSFGRASMMMPAAAAGGVVPRSSMPPTMATANAAGAGQMMMATADATGGGAAGVMATAAPMPFQSVYDHGNLLYGQDYW